The Methylomusa anaerophila genome has a segment encoding these proteins:
- the alr gene encoding alanine racemase, with protein MFERPVWAEVDLAAIANNVREIKKLVKPTVKFCAVVKGDGYGHGAVAVARTVLAAGADCLAVAIVSEAVELRRAGFTVPIMVLGFTPAQQAKLVAVNNITQTVYSLEAAQALAAAAAATGKPVKVHIKIDTGMGRIGVMPAEAGSFALAVARLPGIEIEGVFSHFATADSRDKSYAYEQMDKFKAALAAIEQCGIKIPVRHIANSAATLELPSAHFDMVRAGIILYGLWPSAEVARMINLKPAMCLKAQLVQVKSVPAGTSISYGRTYSTPDNRRIATLPIGYADGWTRLLSGKTSVLVRGRRAPLVGTICMDQCMVDVSEIPAALPGDTAILFGSPQLTAAEVAAKIGTISYELVCMVGKRVPRLYIQR; from the coding sequence ATGTTTGAACGCCCGGTATGGGCGGAAGTGGATTTGGCGGCAATTGCCAACAATGTGCGGGAAATTAAGAAGTTAGTTAAACCAACTGTTAAGTTTTGCGCGGTTGTAAAAGGAGACGGCTATGGACACGGAGCGGTCGCCGTGGCCAGAACCGTATTAGCCGCCGGGGCCGACTGTCTGGCGGTGGCCATAGTGAGTGAGGCGGTGGAACTGAGAAGAGCCGGTTTTACCGTTCCCATAATGGTGTTGGGATTTACGCCGGCGCAGCAGGCAAAACTGGTGGCGGTCAATAATATTACGCAGACAGTATACTCGCTGGAGGCGGCGCAGGCATTGGCGGCAGCAGCGGCGGCGACAGGCAAACCGGTTAAGGTACATATCAAGATTGATACCGGTATGGGCCGTATCGGCGTAATGCCGGCTGAAGCCGGCAGTTTCGCCTTAGCTGTCGCTAGATTGCCGGGAATTGAAATTGAAGGGGTCTTTTCACATTTTGCTACGGCCGACAGTCGGGATAAATCCTATGCCTACGAACAGATGGACAAATTTAAGGCCGCCCTGGCCGCCATTGAGCAATGCGGCATTAAAATTCCGGTCCGGCATATAGCCAATAGCGCCGCGACCCTGGAACTGCCGTCGGCCCACTTTGACATGGTGCGTGCCGGGATTATTCTCTACGGTCTGTGGCCGTCTGCTGAAGTGGCCAGAATGATTAACCTGAAACCGGCCATGTGTCTTAAAGCTCAACTGGTACAGGTGAAATCTGTGCCTGCCGGGACAAGTATCAGTTATGGCCGAACCTATTCAACCCCTGATAACCGCCGGATCGCAACCCTGCCTATCGGTTATGCCGACGGCTGGACCCGGCTTCTCTCAGGCAAGACAAGTGTTCTGGTTCGCGGACGGCGAGCGCCCCTTGTGGGCACAATCTGCATGGATCAGTGTATGGTTGACGTCTCGGAAATTCCGGCGGCCTTGCCGGGGGATACGGCTATTTTGTTTGGCAGTCCGCAATTAACCGCCGCCGAGGTGGCCGCCAAAATAGGCACGATTAGCTATGAGCTTGTTTGTATGGTTGGTAAAAGAGTGCCCCGGCTTTATATACAGCGGTAA
- the ald gene encoding alanine dehydrogenase, translating into MIIGVAKEIKNNENRVALTPAGTATLVKAGQRVLFEHSAGIGSGFSDESYIKAGAEIVTDKKELFDKAEMIMKVKEPLAPEYDLFHGGQILFTYLHLAPEPALTKALLAKKVIGIAYETIERNHSLPLLIPMSEVAGRMAVQVGAHWLEKTFSGKGILLGGVPGVESAQVVIIGGGVVGTHAAKMAIGMGARVAIIDKSSERLAYLDDIFGGRVTTIMSNSYNIADWVKQADLLIGAVLLPGAKAPKLVSEEMVKTMEPGSVIVDVAIDQGGSIETIDRATTHSDPTYVKYGVVHYSVANMPGAVARTSTLALTNATIEYALQIASKGWKEALRADSGLAKGLNVFEGKVTFPGVAEAHNLPYTPVAEILG; encoded by the coding sequence ATGATTATTGGTGTGGCAAAAGAGATCAAAAATAATGAAAACCGGGTGGCTTTAACCCCGGCCGGTACCGCAACCCTGGTTAAAGCCGGGCAGCGGGTGCTGTTTGAGCACAGCGCGGGTATTGGCAGCGGTTTCTCTGATGAAAGTTATATAAAGGCCGGCGCTGAAATCGTCACTGATAAAAAAGAGCTCTTTGACAAAGCCGAAATGATCATGAAGGTAAAAGAGCCTCTTGCTCCCGAATATGATCTTTTTCATGGGGGCCAAATTCTATTCACCTATCTCCACTTGGCACCCGAGCCTGCTCTTACCAAAGCCCTGCTAGCCAAAAAAGTAATCGGTATTGCTTATGAAACCATTGAGCGTAACCATAGCCTGCCGCTGCTAATTCCCATGAGCGAAGTTGCCGGCCGCATGGCGGTACAAGTAGGTGCTCACTGGCTGGAAAAAACCTTCAGTGGCAAAGGCATACTGCTGGGCGGCGTTCCCGGCGTTGAATCGGCTCAGGTTGTCATCATCGGCGGCGGCGTGGTAGGCACCCACGCGGCTAAAATGGCGATAGGCATGGGGGCCCGGGTAGCTATTATCGACAAGTCCAGCGAACGGCTGGCATATCTCGACGACATCTTTGGCGGGCGCGTCACCACTATTATGTCCAACAGCTACAATATTGCCGATTGGGTTAAACAGGCCGACCTGCTTATCGGCGCTGTTCTGCTGCCAGGCGCCAAAGCTCCCAAACTGGTTAGCGAAGAAATGGTTAAAACCATGGAACCCGGCTCGGTTATCGTCGACGTAGCCATTGACCAGGGCGGCTCGATTGAAACCATCGACCGGGCTACCACTCACAGTGATCCCACCTATGTCAAATACGGTGTTGTACACTACTCTGTCGCCAATATGCCTGGCGCAGTTGCCCGAACTTCCACCCTGGCTCTTACCAACGCAACCATCGAATACGCTCTCCAAATCGCCAGCAAAGGCTGGAAAGAAGCTCTCAGGGCCGATTCCGGTCTGGCGAAAGGTCTCAATGTTTTTGAAGGCAAAGTTACTTTCCCCGGGGTTGCTGAAGCCCACAACCTGCCTTATACCCCGGTTGCTGAGATTTTGGGATAA